From one Mytilus galloprovincialis chromosome 13, xbMytGall1.hap1.1, whole genome shotgun sequence genomic stretch:
- the LOC143057929 gene encoding uncharacterized protein LOC143057929, whose amino-acid sequence MFRKLSTHDDRPELTSLMSSLCDAVSSNDEEAVRDILYNQEGNNDVIMLVYASAVQNGNPDIVRHFIESEHVQVNDLDLMFGETALMHAVRCGRLSVIKYLLQNEADINFKSSQNGVTALHVCVSGPERPQNNWEILNCLLENTKIDLEARNNDGQTPLILASNQAKVEEIKRLLEAGCDMYAIHHRQGQIAAHFCMSSRYFSAFTVVVDCFRLFLENRIDPDFRDTSDIPFIGYAINTGVYKILCLLIYSNCDINILYKDKSETSCPPFVHACQRKQKRIIETLFAAGCDVDKRRDIVCDDLGHFNLADIGKSPRTLKQLCRIIIRRQIGHYPHLVIDELGLPKTVSNYILLKDVIDVELS is encoded by the exons ATGTTCAGAAAACTTAGCACACATGATGACAGGCCCGAATTAACTTCATTGATGTCCAG CTTATGCGATGCTGTCTCAAGCAACGATGAAGAGGCAGTTCGTGATATTTTATACAACCAAGAGGGCAACAACGATGTTATTATGTTAGTGTATGCCTCAGCTGTTCAAAATGGTAACCCGGATATTGTCCGCCATTTTATTGAAAGTGAACATGTTCAAGTCAACGATCTGGATTTGATGTTTGGCGAGACGGCTCTTATGCATGCAGTCAGATGTGGTCGTTTATCTGTTATCAAATATCTTCTCCAGAACGAAGCAGATATTAACTTTAAAAGTAGTCAAAATGGAGTCACGGCTCTCCATGTATGTGTGAGTGGACCGGAAAGGCCACAAAATAACTGGGAAATTCTCAATTGTCTTCTTGAAAATACCAAAATAGACTTAGAGGCTAGAAATAACGATGGTCAGACTCCTCTAATCCTAGCTTCTAACCAAGCCAAAGTGGAGGAAATTAAACGATTACTTGAGGCAGGATGTGATATGTACGCAATACACCACAGACAGGGACAGATAGCAGCACATTTCTGTATGTCCTCAAGATACTTCTCAGCATTTACGGTCGTCGTTGACTGTTTCcgtttatttttagaaaatagaATAGACCCCGACTTCCGAGACACATCTGATATTCCATTTATTGGCTATGCAATAAACACAGGGGTTTACAAAATATTGTGCCTACTTATTTATTCCAACtgtgatataaatattttatacaaagaTAAGTCAGAAACGAGTTGTCCACCATTCGTCCATGCTTGTCAACGAAAACAAAAGCGAATTATAGAAACTTTATTTGCCGCTGGATGTGATGTAGATAAACGGCGCGACATTGTATGTGATGACCTTGGGCATTTTAATTTAGCTGATATTGGGAAATCCCCAAGAACTTTAAAACAATTATGTCGAATTATCATACGCAGACAAATTGGACATTATCCTCATTTAGTTATAGATGAATTAGGTCTTCCAAAAACTGTTTCTAACTACATCTTATTGAAAGATGTTATTGATGTTGAATTATCATAA